In Dethiosulfovibrio faecalis, one genomic interval encodes:
- a CDS encoding ComF family protein: MSHRILMTPIELFMHFLWPVSCPVCGKMGNVLCRSCSDEMVQNSPLLCLVCGERIPCHLHYRRYPYVSGALHSGMVRELALSLKYQGKSGTGRIMGRSLGSVITMPFPQNRIVPVPLHRGSNRKYNQSRWLALGISDVWGVILSDHLKWRISEKQSLLGAEARRNMPEGAILWRGPNLKGQNCTLVDDVKTTGTTLLRGAEALYDAGAERVLSITWSRSINANERGDLPWS, translated from the coding sequence GTGTCCCATAGAATACTCATGACTCCGATCGAACTCTTTATGCATTTCCTGTGGCCCGTAAGCTGTCCCGTTTGCGGAAAGATGGGCAACGTTCTCTGCCGATCCTGCTCGGACGAAATGGTTCAGAATAGCCCTTTACTATGTCTGGTGTGCGGAGAGCGGATCCCCTGTCACCTTCACTATCGACGTTATCCTTACGTTTCGGGGGCCCTGCATTCCGGCATGGTTAGGGAATTGGCGTTGTCTCTGAAATATCAGGGTAAATCGGGAACGGGGAGGATAATGGGACGGTCCTTGGGATCCGTAATAACCATGCCCTTTCCCCAAAACCGCATAGTGCCCGTTCCGCTCCATCGTGGAAGCAACAGAAAATATAACCAATCGCGATGGCTGGCCTTGGGAATTTCGGATGTTTGGGGTGTGATCCTGTCGGATCACCTGAAGTGGAGGATATCGGAAAAACAGTCACTCCTTGGAGCCGAGGCCAGAAGGAATATGCCGGAAGGCGCCATCCTGTGGAGAGGCCCGAACCTGAAGGGACAGAACTGCACCCTTGTCGACGACGTAAAGACGACCGGGACCACCCTTCTTAGAGGAGCCGAGGCTCTTTACGATGCCGGTGCCGAGAGGGTTTTATCCATTACTTGGAGTCGGTCGATAAACGCTAACGAGAGAGGAGATCTACCATGGAGCTGA
- a CDS encoding GNAT family N-acetyltransferase: MDREYLYYDSKIGLSSEELQGLYRFTRWGRSRSVSQIERMLDGTDLCFSVRHEGELVAFCRIITDFVFRASLWDVVVHPDHQGQGLGSSLMGYALEHPAIRNIPMITTYSSELGPFLANMGFEPKEGMMMLLRCPIEYS, encoded by the coding sequence ATGGACCGGGAATATCTTTATTACGACAGTAAAATAGGACTTTCCTCCGAGGAGCTTCAGGGTTTGTATCGATTTACCCGATGGGGAAGAAGCCGTTCCGTCTCTCAGATAGAGAGGATGCTAGATGGGACGGATCTCTGCTTTTCCGTCCGTCACGAGGGGGAACTGGTGGCGTTTTGTCGTATCATCACCGATTTCGTCTTCAGGGCCTCTCTGTGGGACGTGGTGGTCCATCCGGACCATCAGGGGCAAGGGCTCGGTTCCAGCCTGATGGGGTATGCTCTGGAACACCCTGCCATAAGGAATATACCTATGATAACCACCTATAGCAGCGAGCTGGGTCCATTTCTGGCCAACATGGGGTTCGAGCCCAAAGAAGGAATGATGATGTTGCTTCGGTGTCCCATAGAATACTCATGA
- a CDS encoding DUF3084 domain-containing protein has product MTSLADALPEMNWQLIFFTVLLSALVAFLGDMLGMKIAKKRVTLFGLRPRHTSTLITAITGMVIAMGIMTALAVTSDTVRTALFSLKYVQRQVLDLTSQLQEARDESDLMGIRYVESLQKLENSEKELAQVNEKLNSLTPELEATKEEISELRSQREELEKQIEALRSEALNLRRGLEAVREGRVVAFADELLAQETVPEGASREDLLSIMSNLRNKVRFIVSRRASISPEDISVGKDEQEEERVISRCLVINSRKVVRARALSNVVAGEPVILSYRVYESVRVYKKGELVFRKAVPPVSDVAEAEGALHEVLREVNPIAVGDGILRDPFTRTVGQIDATDFYEAVDSLNETKGSQIIVSVLAAEDIYTEGPVRVTLAIGLDER; this is encoded by the coding sequence TTGACCTCCTTAGCAGATGCCTTGCCGGAGATGAATTGGCAGCTTATCTTCTTCACCGTCCTTCTAAGCGCCCTGGTGGCCTTCCTGGGTGACATGTTAGGCATGAAGATCGCCAAAAAAAGGGTAACACTTTTCGGCTTGAGGCCCAGACATACCAGTACCCTTATAACAGCCATAACCGGCATGGTCATAGCCATGGGGATAATGACCGCTCTGGCGGTGACTTCCGATACCGTCAGAACCGCTCTTTTCAGCTTGAAATACGTTCAGAGGCAGGTCCTGGATCTGACCTCCCAGCTTCAGGAGGCCCGAGACGAATCGGATCTCATGGGTATCCGCTATGTCGAAAGCCTTCAGAAACTGGAAAACAGCGAGAAGGAACTGGCTCAGGTGAACGAAAAGCTGAACTCTCTCACCCCGGAACTCGAGGCTACGAAAGAGGAGATATCCGAGTTGCGATCTCAGAGGGAGGAGCTTGAGAAACAGATAGAGGCTCTTCGTTCCGAGGCGTTAAACCTTCGTAGGGGACTGGAGGCGGTCAGAGAAGGACGAGTAGTGGCCTTTGCGGATGAACTTCTGGCTCAGGAGACAGTTCCGGAGGGAGCCTCCAGGGAAGACCTGCTCTCGATAATGTCCAATCTGAGGAATAAAGTGAGGTTCATAGTCTCCAGACGAGCCTCCATCTCTCCGGAGGATATCTCCGTCGGAAAGGACGAGCAGGAGGAGGAGCGGGTCATCTCCAGATGTCTCGTCATAAACAGCAGAAAGGTCGTTCGGGCCAGAGCTCTTTCCAACGTGGTCGCCGGGGAGCCGGTTATCCTCAGCTACAGGGTTTACGAGAGCGTTAGGGTCTATAAAAAAGGCGAGTTAGTTTTCAGAAAAGCGGTCCCCCCTGTGAGCGACGTAGCCGAGGCGGAAGGTGCCCTTCACGAGGTGCTCAGGGAGGTAAACCCCATAGCGGTCGGAGACGGGATCCTGAGAGACCCCTTCACCAGGACGGTGGGACAGATAGACGCCACCGATTTCTACGAGGCGGTGGACAGTCTTAATGAGACCAAGGGCTCCCAGATAATAGTGTCGGTTCTGGCCGCCGAGGACATATACACCGAGGGACCGGTCAGGGTCACTTTGGCGATCGGCCTCGACGAGAGGTAG
- a CDS encoding YkgJ family cysteine cluster protein, with product MKPSSPWWSEGLRFSCAGCGRCCRGEPGAIFFSRYEEMRIAYCLGLSLGEFRRRYVTGRWGLPSIDERWNGECLFYDPVTARCRIYPTRPLQCRTWPFWPEILDSSESWRKASRMCPGMDQGVMHDASEIRNVLDSYVKYLGELVN from the coding sequence ATGAAGCCATCCTCTCCCTGGTGGTCCGAGGGGCTTAGATTCTCCTGTGCAGGCTGTGGAAGATGCTGCAGAGGGGAGCCCGGGGCTATCTTTTTTTCCAGATACGAGGAGATGAGGATCGCATACTGTCTGGGGCTGTCCTTGGGGGAGTTTCGCAGAAGATACGTAACCGGTAGATGGGGATTGCCCAGCATCGACGAGAGATGGAACGGCGAATGCCTTTTCTACGATCCCGTCACCGCCAGATGCCGTATATATCCGACTCGTCCCCTACAGTGCAGGACATGGCCCTTCTGGCCGGAGATACTGGATAGTTCGGAATCCTGGCGAAAGGCCTCTAGAATGTGTCCCGGAATGGATCAGGGAGTCATGCACGATGCCTCTGAAATAAGGAATGTGTTGGATTCCTACGTCAAATATCTCGGGGAGTTGGTAAATTGA
- a CDS encoding flagellar basal body P-ring protein FlgI, producing MKIIKAILLSLAVSLSVVGLSVGAPVSPEVRIKDLADIEGVRSNQLSGVGVVMGLQGTGDKSNMSIQVLRNLMRRFGVTLSDKDVKSKNVAMVAVTAELPPFVRSGQTVDVTVSTLGDAKSLQGGVLLQTPLKAANGNVYAAAQGPVLVGGFSAGRGGSSVTKNVVTVGRVDGGAIVERDVSTEFSYGGRLSLLLRNPDFTTSRRIADAINKKFGSIASAVDAGRVQIQLPGSYGASPSAFIADMENMRVTPDMQAKVVVNERTGTVVMGGNVQISSVAVAHGDLTVRIDQENQVSQPDPFSRGVTMPYANDTVQVEEKRGSFIKMESTTTVDQLVDAINAVGASPRDVIGILQAIDRAGALHGELDVM from the coding sequence ATGAAGATAATAAAAGCGATACTTTTGTCCCTTGCTGTGTCTCTTTCCGTGGTCGGGCTGAGCGTAGGCGCCCCCGTAAGTCCGGAGGTTCGCATAAAGGATCTTGCCGATATCGAAGGGGTCAGGAGCAACCAGCTCTCCGGAGTCGGTGTGGTGATGGGACTACAGGGTACGGGGGACAAGTCGAACATGTCCATACAGGTCCTTCGCAACCTTATGCGCCGTTTCGGTGTGACCCTGTCGGATAAGGACGTCAAGAGCAAAAACGTCGCCATGGTGGCTGTTACGGCCGAGCTGCCTCCTTTCGTTCGCTCCGGACAGACGGTGGACGTCACCGTAAGTACCTTAGGAGACGCCAAGAGTCTTCAAGGAGGCGTCCTTCTCCAGACACCTCTCAAGGCGGCGAACGGCAACGTCTACGCCGCCGCCCAGGGTCCGGTTTTGGTCGGCGGATTCTCCGCCGGCAGAGGGGGCTCAAGCGTCACCAAAAACGTCGTTACCGTGGGACGCGTCGACGGCGGAGCTATCGTTGAAAGAGACGTCTCAACCGAATTTTCCTACGGAGGAAGACTTTCCCTTCTGCTGAGGAACCCGGATTTCACCACCTCCAGGAGGATAGCCGACGCCATAAACAAGAAGTTTGGATCGATAGCCTCCGCCGTGGACGCCGGACGGGTTCAGATACAGCTCCCAGGATCCTACGGGGCCTCGCCTTCCGCCTTCATAGCCGACATGGAGAACATGAGGGTTACGCCGGATATGCAGGCCAAGGTCGTGGTAAACGAGAGGACCGGAACCGTAGTGATGGGAGGGAACGTCCAGATCAGCTCCGTCGCGGTGGCTCACGGAGACCTGACCGTCAGGATCGATCAGGAAAATCAGGTATCCCAACCGGATCCTTTTTCTCGAGGGGTTACCATGCCATACGCCAACGACACGGTACAGGTGGAGGAAAAGAGAGGTTCCTTCATAAAGATGGAATCCACCACCACGGTAGATCAGTTGGTGGACGCGATCAACGCGGTAGGAGCGTCTCCCAGAGACGTTATAGGAATATTGCAGGCTATAGATAGAGCCGGTGCGCTTCACGGCGAACTGGACGTCATGTAA
- a CDS encoding flagellar basal body L-ring protein FlgH, with protein MKSLTIVMLAVCLASAPISCVSGQSLWQDGTNYIGDDRPSRVGDIVMVEVDERSDTEDEAKTETTKEGGANVSEGTGILDFIKGLSLTSSTTSTGDGSSERSYRTRAKVTCVVTEVLPNGNLIIEGTRDLQTHGETLKMRFRGAIRPQDVDGDNTISSERVANVDLIVDGKGTLTRLQKPGMLTQILQAIF; from the coding sequence ATGAAATCCTTAACTATAGTGATGTTGGCCGTCTGTCTGGCCTCTGCTCCGATCTCCTGCGTATCAGGTCAATCCCTATGGCAGGACGGCACGAACTACATAGGGGATGACAGACCGTCCAGAGTGGGGGACATCGTCATGGTCGAGGTCGACGAAAGAAGCGACACCGAGGACGAGGCCAAGACGGAGACCACCAAAGAGGGTGGAGCGAACGTAAGCGAGGGAACCGGTATATTGGACTTCATCAAGGGGCTGAGCCTTACGTCCAGCACGACCAGCACAGGGGACGGATCTTCTGAGAGAAGCTACAGGACCAGGGCCAAGGTCACCTGCGTCGTGACGGAAGTGCTCCCGAACGGCAACCTGATCATAGAGGGAACCAGAGATCTTCAGACTCACGGCGAAACCCTGAAAATGAGGTTCAGAGGGGCTATCAGGCCTCAGGACGTCGACGGAGATAACACTATCTCCAGCGAGAGAGTCGCTAACGTGGACCTCATAGTCGACGGCAAGGGCACCCTTACCAGGCTTCAAAAGCCCGGCATGTTGACCCAGATCCTGCAGGCAATCTTCTAG
- the flgA gene encoding flagellar basal body P-ring formation chaperone FlgA has translation MVSSNAGRRVLLRARLCRIIALMAIFSVLSFSTEALELSVEINSGVVVPSGPIRLKDVAYVACDSPEILTGSSSSILRSSGNVITPEDVVVALTQAGIGGVSLRLLMADRVPFRRENDVERWLRNYSGWTGALEVESDAFPSGGRLIPPDSLYPGAQAVNLRFDVAGVEQICPARLRWLLPAVVADSYLRKGVYIKNTDLAVTVVEVRRNRKYYDDPKDLVGMTVERDMARGDPFTVRITEEPELVRTGDIVRLLYRSGSLLVSTSGRAMDRGALGDRIKVRNDKTRKIVFGIVTGPGTVEVSE, from the coding sequence ATGGTTTCCTCAAACGCCGGGCGGCGGGTCCTCCTGAGGGCCCGCCTCTGTCGTATAATAGCCTTGATGGCGATCTTCTCCGTATTGTCCTTTTCGACCGAGGCATTGGAGCTTTCGGTGGAGATAAACTCGGGGGTGGTCGTCCCGTCTGGACCGATCAGGCTGAAGGACGTCGCCTACGTCGCCTGCGACTCTCCTGAGATATTGACCGGAAGTTCCTCCTCCATATTGAGGTCTTCTGGAAATGTCATCACCCCGGAGGACGTCGTTGTGGCCCTCACTCAGGCCGGTATAGGCGGAGTCTCTCTTCGGCTGCTCATGGCTGATCGGGTCCCGTTTCGACGTGAAAACGACGTCGAGCGATGGCTCAGGAACTACTCTGGATGGACGGGAGCTCTCGAGGTAGAGTCCGACGCCTTCCCCTCGGGAGGAAGGCTGATACCTCCCGACTCCCTCTATCCCGGAGCTCAAGCGGTAAACCTCAGGTTCGACGTGGCCGGAGTAGAGCAGATATGTCCCGCCAGGTTACGATGGCTTCTTCCTGCGGTTGTGGCCGATAGCTATCTCAGAAAAGGAGTATATATAAAAAACACCGACCTGGCGGTCACGGTAGTAGAGGTGAGGAGAAACAGAAAATATTACGACGACCCCAAAGACCTGGTTGGGATGACTGTGGAGAGGGACATGGCCAGAGGCGATCCCTTTACCGTAAGGATTACCGAGGAACCCGAGCTGGTTCGAACCGGCGACATCGTTCGGCTTCTGTATCGTAGCGGCTCTTTATTGGTCTCGACGTCGGGAAGAGCCATGGACAGAGGTGCTTTGGGAGATAGAATAAAGGTCCGTAACGATAAAACCAGAAAAATAGTGTTCGGAATAGTGACCGGGCCTGGAACCGTGGAGGTGAGTGAATGA
- the flgG gene encoding flagellar basal-body rod protein FlgG, which produces MIRSLWTGATGMIAQQTNLDVTSNNLANVNTVGFKKVKTNFADLLYQINREPGAPVEGGTTVPTGIQVGLGARVTGTSRITTPGSYEITDAPLDIAIEGNAYFQVVLPNGDIAYSANGEWQRDGDGQVVTSDGYLLEPAIVIPEDGTDITISSTGQVYVTQPGDDEPQEIGQIELVRFVNPAGLRAIGRNLFRETAASGDPQVGNPGDDGFPTLQQGILERSNVQVVEEMVNLIVAQRAYEANSKTIQTADRLLEVANGLKR; this is translated from the coding sequence ATGATAAGATCTCTTTGGACCGGCGCGACCGGAATGATAGCCCAGCAGACCAACCTAGACGTTACCTCCAATAATCTGGCCAACGTCAACACAGTGGGCTTCAAGAAGGTGAAGACCAACTTCGCCGACCTTCTCTATCAGATAAACCGCGAACCCGGTGCTCCTGTCGAGGGAGGGACCACGGTTCCCACGGGAATACAGGTGGGGCTGGGTGCCAGGGTTACCGGAACCTCCAGGATAACCACTCCCGGTAGTTACGAAATCACCGATGCGCCTCTGGATATCGCCATAGAGGGAAATGCCTACTTTCAAGTCGTCCTTCCCAACGGGGATATCGCCTACTCGGCCAACGGAGAATGGCAGAGAGACGGCGACGGTCAGGTAGTCACCTCGGACGGATATCTTCTGGAGCCCGCCATAGTCATACCCGAGGATGGAACGGACATAACCATAAGCTCCACCGGACAGGTCTACGTAACCCAGCCCGGCGACGACGAACCCCAGGAGATCGGTCAGATAGAGCTGGTCCGTTTCGTGAACCCTGCCGGTCTTAGAGCGATAGGGCGCAACCTGTTCAGGGAAACCGCCGCCAGCGGAGACCCTCAGGTGGGTAATCCGGGAGACGATGGTTTTCCCACCTTGCAGCAGGGCATACTCGAGAGATCGAACGTTCAGGTCGTGGAGGAAATGGTCAACCTCATAGTCGCTCAGAGGGCTTACGAGGCCAACTCCAAGACCATCCAGACCGCCGACAGACTTCTGGAAGTTGCAAACGGCCTCAAACGTTAA
- a CDS encoding flagellar hook-basal body protein, whose amino-acid sequence MHKGIYAGVSAMMVQQGATDCAANNLANVDTAGFRARKPITKSFPEVLMERVDPAKGQGEIPPWPWRSHPIGSASMNQVLSETYMSTDEGSLQVTDSPLDVALNDGNGFFVLQDGEGNQFYSRSGHFLVNEGGQLVNPDGYLLVGDGGPIEVGEAAAVSFTDDGQIIADGVAVAQMDIVGFDSPTALRQMGKNLLAETEDSGAPVPFEAPQVAVGVLERSNVNVVEEMVRLIEAQRAYEAASKGIQTSDDMTGQLITSLAKP is encoded by the coding sequence GTGCATAAAGGCATTTACGCCGGAGTATCGGCCATGATGGTACAGCAGGGAGCTACCGACTGTGCCGCCAACAACCTAGCGAACGTCGACACCGCCGGGTTCAGGGCTAGAAAACCTATAACAAAGTCGTTTCCAGAGGTCCTGATGGAAAGGGTCGATCCCGCCAAGGGACAGGGAGAGATCCCGCCTTGGCCTTGGAGGAGTCACCCTATCGGAAGCGCCTCCATGAATCAGGTGCTTTCCGAGACATATATGTCCACCGATGAGGGGAGCCTCCAGGTCACGGACTCCCCGTTGGACGTTGCCTTGAACGACGGGAACGGTTTTTTCGTGCTTCAGGACGGAGAGGGTAACCAGTTTTACTCCCGATCCGGTCACTTCCTCGTCAACGAAGGAGGCCAACTGGTCAACCCCGACGGGTATCTGCTCGTGGGAGACGGAGGTCCTATCGAGGTTGGAGAGGCCGCTGCCGTATCATTCACCGATGACGGACAGATAATCGCGGACGGGGTCGCCGTGGCTCAGATGGACATCGTGGGATTCGACTCACCTACCGCCCTCAGACAGATGGGTAAAAACCTTCTGGCCGAAACGGAGGATTCCGGAGCTCCTGTTCCCTTTGAGGCTCCTCAGGTGGCTGTAGGGGTACTGGAGCGTTCCAACGTCAACGTCGTCGAGGAGATGGTTCGCCTTATAGAGGCCCAGAGAGCATACGAGGCCGCATCGAAGGGAATCCAGACTTCCGACGACATGACCGGACAGCTCATAACGTCCTTGGCTAAGCCTTAA
- a CDS encoding rod shape-determining protein, translating to MFGLGNDIGIDLGTATVLIYVKGKGVVLREPSVVAVDQESGKILAVGYEAKNMVGRTPGNVVSVRPLRDGVIADYTMTETMLRYFMRRVNTGIRRFFRNRVMICVPSGATDVERRAVLEAAVEVGAREAYLIEEPMAAAIGAQLNVEEPRGKMVVDIGGGTTDIAVISLGGIVISKSLRIGGDKFDECIMRYLRRQYNLAIGEQMAENLKIMIGTCLADGEETEMTLKGRDLVQGLPRQIDVSSRSVCSAIGERVQSIVDGVRNVLELTPPELSADIIDGGIVLTGGGSLLRGLPELISRQTGIRCFAADQPTECVALGTGIALANINRLLASGKGGILFSARRGRRRRW from the coding sequence GTGTTTGGTTTGGGAAACGATATAGGCATAGACCTGGGGACGGCGACGGTCCTGATCTACGTCAAGGGTAAAGGTGTCGTCCTTCGGGAGCCCTCGGTCGTGGCGGTGGATCAGGAATCGGGTAAAATCCTGGCCGTAGGGTACGAGGCGAAGAACATGGTAGGACGGACTCCGGGAAACGTCGTATCGGTCCGCCCACTTAGAGACGGCGTTATCGCTGACTATACGATGACCGAGACCATGCTCAGATATTTCATGAGACGGGTCAACACCGGTATTCGCAGATTTTTCAGGAATAGGGTCATGATCTGCGTGCCCTCCGGGGCCACGGATGTCGAGAGGCGAGCCGTCCTGGAGGCTGCCGTCGAGGTGGGAGCCAGAGAGGCCTATCTCATAGAGGAGCCCATGGCAGCGGCCATTGGAGCCCAGTTGAACGTCGAGGAGCCCAGAGGTAAAATGGTCGTCGATATAGGCGGCGGTACCACCGACATAGCGGTGATATCCTTAGGCGGTATCGTTATATCGAAATCGCTGCGAATCGGAGGAGACAAGTTCGACGAATGCATAATGCGCTACCTTCGTAGACAGTACAACCTCGCCATAGGCGAGCAGATGGCAGAAAACCTGAAGATAATGATCGGGACCTGCCTCGCCGACGGGGAGGAGACGGAGATGACCTTGAAGGGCAGGGATCTGGTCCAGGGACTGCCCCGACAGATCGACGTAAGTAGCCGAAGCGTCTGTTCCGCCATAGGGGAGAGAGTCCAATCAATAGTCGACGGGGTGAGAAACGTTTTGGAGCTCACGCCGCCGGAGCTTTCCGCCGATATTATAGACGGAGGGATAGTTCTTACCGGAGGAGGATCCCTTTTGAGGGGGCTGCCGGAGCTCATATCAAGGCAGACCGGAATCAGATGTTTCGCGGCGGATCAGCCTACCGAGTGCGTTGCCTTGGGAACGGGAATAGCCCTGGCGAACATTAACAGGCTGCTGGCTTCAGGAAAGGGAGGAATCCTGTTCTCGGCCAGAAGAGGACGTCGCCGTCGTTGGTGA
- the truA gene encoding tRNA pseudouridine(38-40) synthase TruA → MKYALELSYEGNYFSGWQLQPDSITVQEVLEKALTVLERAPVRVSGAGRTDSGVHARGQVASFELSKTWDPYRLVLAINAHLPEHVSVMRASAVPNYFDARRSALWREYTYFVWHGPSCFPHIREMVWWRKKDDWDMDAVDGCCRALVGKHDFSAFCKLSECPENAVRTLYRVRHMRRGRLSIFRIRGRGFLTNMVRIILGNVDAVATGKKRLEWFEKLLLGGTRVDSAMTAPASGLFFWRVGYDDF, encoded by the coding sequence ATGAAGTATGCATTGGAGCTATCCTACGAAGGCAACTATTTTTCCGGCTGGCAGCTGCAACCGGACTCGATAACGGTGCAAGAAGTTCTCGAGAAAGCCCTTACGGTTCTAGAAAGAGCTCCCGTCAGGGTTTCCGGCGCTGGAAGAACCGACAGCGGAGTCCATGCGAGAGGTCAGGTGGCATCCTTCGAGCTATCGAAAACGTGGGATCCCTACAGGCTCGTCCTTGCGATAAACGCCCATCTTCCAGAACACGTCTCGGTTATGAGGGCTTCTGCGGTCCCGAACTATTTCGACGCCAGACGGAGCGCTCTATGGAGGGAATATACCTATTTCGTATGGCATGGGCCTTCCTGCTTTCCCCATATCCGAGAAATGGTCTGGTGGAGAAAGAAGGACGACTGGGACATGGATGCGGTCGACGGATGTTGCAGGGCTTTGGTCGGGAAACACGATTTCAGCGCCTTCTGCAAACTCTCCGAATGTCCTGAAAACGCCGTAAGGACACTGTACAGGGTAAGACACATGAGGAGAGGAAGGTTGTCTATCTTCAGGATAAGGGGCAGAGGATTTCTTACCAACATGGTGAGGATAATCCTCGGAAATGTCGACGCCGTCGCGACCGGGAAGAAAAGGCTAGAGTGGTTCGAAAAATTGCTTCTCGGAGGAACGAGAGTAGACTCTGCTATGACGGCTCCCGCTTCGGGATTATTCTTTTGGCGGGTTGGCTACGACGATTTTTAA
- a CDS encoding energy-coupling factor transporter transmembrane component T family protein, translated as MRFLDNLSFGQYIPADSPVHRGDPRCKILSILILLTGVFLVDSPVGFIFWGGLLWMLSLISKIGIPVLLRTVRPIMFLIIFTALINLFFTSGIPLVELGPLSITKEGVRLGAYMALRLLFLILFANLLTLTTSPMALADGIESLLSPFKRMGLPAHEMAMMMTIALRFIPTLMNETDRIMKAQLARGADLDRGGLIKRLKAFIPVLIPLFVIVFQRADDLAVAMEARCYRGGGGRTRMRPFTWGIGETLSLSFVLTVVTALTILERHIGL; from the coding sequence TTGAGATTTCTGGACAACCTGAGTTTCGGACAGTACATACCGGCGGATTCCCCCGTTCATAGAGGGGATCCCAGGTGTAAAATCCTGTCGATCCTGATCCTCTTGACCGGTGTATTTCTGGTGGATTCCCCCGTAGGGTTTATCTTCTGGGGGGGGCTGCTGTGGATGTTGAGCCTCATCTCGAAAATAGGCATCCCCGTTCTTCTCAGGACGGTAAGGCCTATAATGTTTCTTATAATCTTCACCGCTCTTATCAACCTGTTTTTTACCTCCGGAATCCCTCTGGTAGAATTAGGTCCCCTATCGATTACGAAAGAAGGAGTGCGATTAGGCGCCTATATGGCCCTTCGGCTGTTGTTTCTGATCCTCTTCGCCAACCTATTGACCTTGACCACTAGCCCCATGGCATTGGCTGACGGCATAGAATCTCTGTTGTCCCCCTTTAAAAGAATGGGGCTACCAGCACATGAGATGGCCATGATGATGACCATAGCCCTAAGATTTATCCCCACTCTGATGAACGAGACCGACAGGATAATGAAAGCTCAGCTGGCAAGAGGGGCCGATCTCGATAGAGGAGGATTGATTAAGAGACTAAAGGCCTTTATACCCGTACTTATTCCTCTGTTCGTGATAGTATTTCAGAGGGCCGACGATCTCGCCGTAGCAATGGAGGCCAGATGCTACAGGGGTGGAGGAGGGCGAACCAGAATGCGTCCTTTCACCTGGGGGATAGGTGAGACCCTGTCCTTAAGTTTCGTCCTGACCGTGGTGACGGCTTTGACCATCCTTGAAAGGCATATCGGGCTATGA
- a CDS encoding ATP-binding cassette domain-containing protein has product MSIEVSNLIHIYHRGTPLETVALRDVSLEIPGGGWISIVGHTGSGKSTLAQHLDALLLPDEGSVVVDGLSTDVKKDLRKIRRKVGLVFQYPEQQLFAETVREELSFGPKNWGEIDDLDRTLAEVMEQVGLDESYLERSPFKLSGGEKRRVAIASVLAVKPSYLVLDEPTAGLDASGRHRLVELLSRIHENGTAVIMVTHDLEIALDLSDRIIALEKGTIACQGTPEEIVLSLENQPVSGLVLPDICKIWLGVRKKGMEVPFSCDPLYLADFIADRS; this is encoded by the coding sequence ATGTCGATAGAAGTGAGCAACCTGATCCATATCTACCATAGAGGGACCCCGCTGGAGACCGTGGCTCTGAGAGACGTATCCTTGGAGATACCCGGCGGAGGATGGATCTCCATAGTCGGCCATACCGGAAGCGGCAAATCCACCTTGGCGCAACATCTAGACGCTCTCCTGCTTCCCGATGAAGGCAGCGTCGTGGTCGACGGCCTATCCACGGACGTAAAGAAAGACCTCAGAAAGATCAGACGGAAGGTCGGATTGGTCTTCCAATATCCGGAACAACAGCTTTTCGCCGAAACCGTCAGGGAAGAGCTCTCTTTCGGTCCTAAAAACTGGGGAGAAATCGACGACCTCGATCGAACCCTGGCTGAGGTCATGGAGCAGGTCGGACTGGACGAATCCTATCTGGAAAGGTCTCCATTTAAATTGTCTGGTGGCGAGAAAAGGAGGGTCGCCATAGCCTCTGTCTTGGCGGTTAAGCCCTCCTATCTGGTCTTGGACGAGCCCACCGCAGGGCTGGACGCCTCGGGCCGTCATCGTCTGGTAGAACTGCTTTCCAGAATACACGAAAACGGGACGGCGGTCATAATGGTGACCCACGATCTAGAGATAGCTCTGGATCTGAGCGATAGAATAATCGCTCTCGAAAAAGGGACGATAGCCTGTCAGGGAACTCCGGAGGAAATAGTCCTCTCCTTGGAAAATCAACCTGTCTCCGGTCTGGTCCTACCCGATATATGTAAAATTTGGTTGGGCGTTAGAAAGAAAGGCATGGAGGTTCCCTTCAGCTGCGACCCCCTCTACCTTGCGGACTTTATCGCTGATAGGAGCTGA